From one Triticum urartu cultivar G1812 chromosome 3, Tu2.1, whole genome shotgun sequence genomic stretch:
- the LOC125547746 gene encoding uncharacterized protein LOC125547746 yields the protein MCFEFSSCFGGERSNRNRNEAGERNNNRNGYYGGADHKAPQTTYQQPPAAVDEADIEAPKLPAWHNKVSDHAYTARLQEAAADHRNNAATDYHHYPTTALGRY from the coding sequence ATGTGCTTCGAGTTCAGCTCGTGCTTCGGCGGCGAGCGGTCCAACCGCAACCGCAACGAGGCCGGCGAGCGGAACAACAACAGGAACGGCTACTACGGCGGCGCCGACCACAAGGCGCCGCAGACGACCTACCAGCAGCCGCCCGCCGCAGTCGACGAGGCCGACATCGAGGCGCCCAAGCTTCCGGCGTGGCACAACAAGGTTAGCGACCACGCCTACACGGCGCGCCTCCAAGAAGCTGCTGCTGATCACAGGAACAACGCCGCCACGGATTACCACCATTACCCAACTACCGCTCTCGGCAGGTACTAG